One window of Larus michahellis chromosome 19, bLarMic1.1, whole genome shotgun sequence genomic DNA carries:
- the YRDC gene encoding threonylcarbamoyl-AMP synthase isoform X1 has protein sequence MRPATLAGLARAAEAVGPGRGCGDRLLLPARPDPRGAVPVGGAGGGEGWKEAVAAAAGALQAGGLVALPTDTVYGVACLAQDSAAVRSIYSLKGRNGGKPLAICLGDVERLYRYCQVNVPDELLRDLLPGPVTLVLKRSEELNKDLNPFTSLVGVRIPNHPFVRELARACSGPLALTSANISCQASTLTVSEFQDLWPQLSLIIDGGPIGDVQSPECRLGSTVVDLSVSGKFTIIRPGCALTSTVEILKQKYGLIPESA, from the exons ATGCGGCCGGCGACGCTGGCGGGGCTGGCGCGGGCGGCggaggcggtggggccgggccgcggctgtggcgaccgCCTGCTGCtgccggcccggcccgacccgcgGGGTGCGGTACCGGTGGGaggcgcgggcggcggggagg GCTGGAAGGAGGCGGTGGCGGCCGCTGCGGGTGCCCTGCAGGCGGGCGGGCTGGTGGCGCTGCCCACCGACACGGTTTACGGCGTGGCCTGCTTGGCCCAGGACTCCGCCGCCGTGCGGAGCATCTACAGCCTGAAGGGGCGGAACGGGGGGAAGCCGCTGGCCATCTGCCTGGGGGACGTGGAGCGGCTCTACAG gtaCTGCCAGGTGAACGTGCCGGACGAGCTGCTGCGGGACCTGCTGCCAGGGCCTGTGACCCTGGTCTTGAAGCGTTCGGAAGAACTAAATAAAGACTTGAATCCTTTCACATCG CTGGTGGGTGTTCGTATTCCAAACCACCCTTTTGTTAGGGAGCTGGCACGAGCTTGCTCTGGACCACTGGCTTTAACAAGTGCTAACATCAGCTGTCAGGCAAGCACGCTGACGGTTTCG GAATTCCAAGACCTGTGGCCTCAGTTGTCCTTAATCATCGATGGAGGCCCGATAGGGGATGTCCAGAGCCCAGAGTGTCGTTTGGGGTCAACCGTGGTCGACTTATCTGTGTCGGGGAAATTCACCATCATTCGGCCTGGCTG CGCACTGACATCTACAGTTGAAATCCTGAAGCAGAAGTACGGCTTGATACCAGAATCAGCTTAA
- the YRDC gene encoding threonylcarbamoyl-AMP synthase isoform X2, producing the protein MRPATLAGLARAAEAVGPGRGCGDRLLLPARPDPRGWKEAVAAAAGALQAGGLVALPTDTVYGVACLAQDSAAVRSIYSLKGRNGGKPLAICLGDVERLYRYCQVNVPDELLRDLLPGPVTLVLKRSEELNKDLNPFTSLVGVRIPNHPFVRELARACSGPLALTSANISCQASTLTVSEFQDLWPQLSLIIDGGPIGDVQSPECRLGSTVVDLSVSGKFTIIRPGCALTSTVEILKQKYGLIPESA; encoded by the exons ATGCGGCCGGCGACGCTGGCGGGGCTGGCGCGGGCGGCggaggcggtggggccgggccgcggctgtggcgaccgCCTGCTGCtgccggcccggcccgacccgcgGG GCTGGAAGGAGGCGGTGGCGGCCGCTGCGGGTGCCCTGCAGGCGGGCGGGCTGGTGGCGCTGCCCACCGACACGGTTTACGGCGTGGCCTGCTTGGCCCAGGACTCCGCCGCCGTGCGGAGCATCTACAGCCTGAAGGGGCGGAACGGGGGGAAGCCGCTGGCCATCTGCCTGGGGGACGTGGAGCGGCTCTACAG gtaCTGCCAGGTGAACGTGCCGGACGAGCTGCTGCGGGACCTGCTGCCAGGGCCTGTGACCCTGGTCTTGAAGCGTTCGGAAGAACTAAATAAAGACTTGAATCCTTTCACATCG CTGGTGGGTGTTCGTATTCCAAACCACCCTTTTGTTAGGGAGCTGGCACGAGCTTGCTCTGGACCACTGGCTTTAACAAGTGCTAACATCAGCTGTCAGGCAAGCACGCTGACGGTTTCG GAATTCCAAGACCTGTGGCCTCAGTTGTCCTTAATCATCGATGGAGGCCCGATAGGGGATGTCCAGAGCCCAGAGTGTCGTTTGGGGTCAACCGTGGTCGACTTATCTGTGTCGGGGAAATTCACCATCATTCGGCCTGGCTG CGCACTGACATCTACAGTTGAAATCCTGAAGCAGAAGTACGGCTTGATACCAGAATCAGCTTAA